From one Gossypium hirsutum isolate 1008001.06 chromosome D08, Gossypium_hirsutum_v2.1, whole genome shotgun sequence genomic stretch:
- the LOC107912301 gene encoding disease resistance protein RGA2, translated as MEQKVVEAVLGAAVQLTLSKVISLAAEQASLACGFKNDMKKLRVLLTLIQAVLQDAEEKHVRDGSVRLWLQELRDVAYEIDDVLDEFTYQKLGMKAKFQDQISRKLCNLLTPSIPLPYRLNMAKKIKNINVSLSHINKQASQFGLQRRVGEMVVLPRGNLETHSLIGDPFHVVGRGYDVSKIINLLIKSSTQQPQIISVISIVGMAGLGKTTLAKLVCNSEPIQHHFGKIMWVCVSNDFDVDRILVEMLESLTKTPCAFRNKDTVLRRIQEELGEERYLLIFDDVWNENVEKWEDLKGCLLGFSRNIGSKIIVTTRSDNVASVMGTHTEHKHHPKKLVDDECWSIIKQKVFGSSSIPEEMEVIGKDIAKKCRGLPLVARVIGGTMSNKRDKEEWLSIKHCNIWDSLERNNGILHVLKLSFDRLPSPSLKRCFAYCSNFSRDVYIEREQLIQLWMANGFLDPSKEGNMAMEDIGNMQFKALLSNSLFQDVERDAYGNIEVCKMHDLVHDLAVFVSKEETKVLYNDSMVDTSCIRHMSVVFYGESVPTILEHAAHKLHSLFLNVDIFCRFPGNLKSLRTLKLTGVHIKKLPGSLGKLKHLRFFDISATNITKLPESFTQLYNLQTLRLLKCSLEHLPKGMRNLVSLRHIYFDLEKLMPVDIGRLTCLQTLPFFFVDMEKGCLVSELGCLSQLRGKLKICNLEDVKDNAEASRANMEAKTKLYKLKLKWSYKRECPINDKEVLEGLKPCSNLKGLTIVNYWGDDLPSWLSSSVHGSNLPFPLNNLVKLKLINCRECLNLPCLGQLCNLTVLEIDEMKKVKRIGREFYFNGQGEATTSFPALRRFILVEMESLEEWVDDLDSVIIEREGVAAFPCLEELIVSGCPKLKSDPIQRKLPSLQVLQVSYCSEISTLGDGLSASSRLKEVHIQACLNLGSIPTMEGLSTCLKELRICDCPNLRFMPSIQGFSSLTDLTIKDCERLSCLPSGIESCASLGNLNIHNCPSLSFVPQDVGELRSLIFLSITSCQKLTCLPGEILGCLTNLETLHIGGFSEQLEEFEGLTSLHHLHASLEYLELYGWKNLKSIPSQLQHLASLKSLELWNFNGVQVLPEWLGNFSSLQRLQIWNCNNLMHFPSLDAMKRLSKLQRLEINKCPQLKENCTKESGSEWPKIAHIPNIRIQ; from the coding sequence ATGGAACAAAAGGTAGTGGAAGCAGTCCTTGGGGCTGCTGTGCAGCTTACACTTTCCAAGGTGATTTCACTGGCTGCTGAACAAGCTAGCCTCGCATGCGGTTTCAAAAACGACATGAAAAAGCTTAGAGTTTTGCTAACCTTGATTCAGGCAGTGTTACAAGATGCAGAGGAGAAACATGTCAGAGATGGGTCTGTCAGGCTTTGGCTGCAGGAGCTTAGAGACGTGGCTTACGAGATTGATGATGTACTCGACGAGTTTACCTATCAAAAACTTGGGATGAAGGCAAAATTCCAAGATCAGATAAGTAGAAAGCTCTGCAATTTGTTAACACCTTCCATCCCTTTGCCGTATCGTCTCAATATGgccaagaaaataaaaaacattaatgTATCCCTCAGTCACATTAATAAGCAGGCCAGTCAATTTGGGCTCCAAAGGAGAGTTGGGGAAATGGTTGTTTTGCCTAGAGGAAACCTAGAGACGCACTCTTTAATTGGTGATCCATTTCACGTTGTTGGAAGGGGATATGATGTCTCCAAGATTATTAACTTGTTGATCAAGTCCAGTACTCAACAACCACAAATCATCTCTGTTATATCAATTGTGGGTATGGCCGGCCTTGGGAAGACTACTTTGGCTAAACTGGTATGCAACAGTGAGCCAATTCAACATCATTTTGGTAAAATCATGTGGGTTTGTGTCTCTAATGATTTCGATGTGGATAGAATTCTGGTAGAGATGCTTGAATCTCTTACCAAAACCCCTTGTGCATTTAGAAATAAGGATACGGTACTGCGAAGAATACAAGAAGAATTAGGAGAGGAAAGATATCTTCTCATATTTGATGATGTTTggaatgaaaatgttgaaaaatggGAAGATTTAAAAGGTTGTCTGCTAGGATTTAGTAGAAATATAGGGAGTAAAATCATTGTGACAACTCGAAGTGATAATGTAGCATCGGTGATGGGAACGCATACTGAACATAAGCACCATCCTAAGAAATTAGTTGATGATGAATGCTGGTCAATAATCAAACAAAAAGTATTTGGGAGCTCTTCAATACCAGAAGAAATGGAGGTTATTGGAAAGGATATCGCTAAAAAGTGCAGAGGTCTGCCATTGGTTGCAAGGGTTATTGGAGGAACTATGAGCAATAAAAGGGACAAAGAGGAGTGGTTGTCAATCAAACATTGTAACATTTGGGATTCGCTCGAAAGGAACAATGGTATTTTGCATGTGCTAAAGTTAAGCTTCGATCGCCTGCCTTCACCGTCTTTGAAGCGGTGTTTTGCATACTGTTCAAATTTTTCCAGGGATGTTTACATCGAACGGGAGCAGTTGATTCAGCTTTGGATGGCCAATGGATTTCTTGATCCATCCAAAGAAGGGAATATGGCCATGGAGGATATTGGTAATATGCAATTTAAAGCTCTCTTATCAAATTCCTTGTTCCAAGATGTGGAAAGGGATGCCTATGGGAACATTGAAGTTTGTAAGATGCATGATTTAGTGCATGATCTTGCAGTGTTTGTATCGAAAGAAGAAACCAAGGTTTTGTATAACGACTCCATGGTTGATACTTCTTGTATTCGACATATGAGTGTTGTCTTTTATGGGGAATCGGTGCCAACCATTTTAGAACATGCTGCACACAAGTTGCACTCTTTGTTTTTGAATGTCGACATTTTTTGCAGGTTTCCAGGAAATCTCAAAAGCTTAAGGACTCTAAAATTAACTGGAGTTCACATAAAAAAACTGCCAGGTTCCTTGGgcaaattaaagcatttaagatTCTTTGACATCTCAGCAACTAATATCACCAAACTACCAGAGTCCTTCACTCAGCTTTATAATTTGCAGACCTTGAGACTTTTGAAGTGTTCTCTAGAACATCTTCCTAAAGGAATGAGAAATCTAGTTAGCCTGAGGCATATCTATTTTGATCTTGAAAAGTTAATGCCAGTTGATATTGGACGCTTGACTTGTCTTCAAACGTTACCATTCTTCTTTGTGGACATGGAAAAGGGATGCCTGGTTAGCGAACTTGGATGCTTAAGCCAGCTTAGAGGAAAATTGAAGATATGCAACCTTGAAGATGTAAAAGATAATGCAGAAGCCAGCAGAGCAAACATGGAAGCAAAGACCAAATTGTACAAGCTAAAACTGAAATGGAGCTACAAAAGAGAATGCCCCATAAATGATAAGGAAGTACTGGAAGGGCTCAAGCCTTGCTCGAATCTGAAAGGTCTAACCATTGTGAATTATTGGGGAGATGACTTACCTTCGTGGCTGTCAAGTAGTGTACATGGTTCTAatctcccatttccactcaacAATTTGGTGAAGTTAAAACTAATCAATTGCAGGGAATGCCTTAATCTTCCATGTCTCGGCCAATTATGTAATCTAACTGTGCTTGAAATCGATGAAATGAAGAAGGTGAAGAGGATAGGTCGTGAATTTTATTTCAATGGTCAGGGTGAGGCAACCACATCATTTCCAGCTTTGAGAAGATTTATCTTAGTGGAAATGGAGAGCCTGGAAGAATGGGTAGATGATTTGGATTCAGTGATAATAGAGCGAGAAGGTGTGGCTGCATTTCCTTGCCTTGAGGAGTTGATTGTTTCCGGGTGTCCCAAGTTAAAAAGTGACCCGATACAGAGAAAACTTCCATCTCTTCAGGTGCTCCAAGTTTCGTATTGCAGTGAAATAAGTACTTTAGGGGATGGACTATCTGCCTCCTCTCGTCTTAAAGAAGTACATATCCAAGCTTGTCTGAATTTAGGATCTATACCAACTATGGAAGGGCTATCTACGTGTCTCAAAGAGTTAAGAATATGCGACTGTCCGAATTTGAGATTCATGCCAAGCATACAAGGCTTCTCTTCTCTTACAGATCTAACCATCAAGGATTGTGAAAGGTTGTCATGTCTGCCTAGTGGGATAGAATCATGTGCATCTCTTGGAAATTTGAACATCCACAATTGCCCCAGTCTGAGCTTTGTTCCACAAGATGTAGGGGAACTGCGTTCTCTTATTTTTCTATCAATTACATCTTGCCAGAAGCTGACTTGCCTTCCAGGAGAGATCCTAGGTTGCCTCACCAACCTTGAGACATTGCATATAGGTGGATTCTCAGAACAGCTTGAGGAATTTGAAGGTCTCACTTCACTCCACCATCTCCATGCATCCCTAGAATATTTGGAACTATATGGATGGAAAAATCTCAAGTCGATTCCATCTCAGCTTCAGCACCTTGCTTCCCTCAAGTCTCTTGAACTGTGGAACTTCAATGGAGTTCAAGTATTGCCAGAGTGGTTGGGGAACTTCTCATCTCTTCAACGACTTCAGATTTGGAACTGCAACAACTTGATGCACTTTCCTTCTTTGGACGCCATGAAACGACTATCCAAATTGCAGAGA